The DNA region AGACGGACGGGTCGGCGGCATGCACCTTGGCGGCGTCGGCGGCGTACTCTTCCCAGGTGGCCGGCGGGGTGGTGATGCCGTACTTGGCGAACAGGTCCTTGCGGTACATCAGCGCCATCGGCGCGGTGTCGACCGGGATGCCGTAGGTGCGGGCCTCGACGGTGACCTGGTTCCAGGTCCAGCCGGCGAACTGGGACTTGGCGTCGTCCGCGTACTTCGTGATGTCGTCCAGCGCGCCGGCGGCGGCGAAGCTGGGCAGCGTCTCGTAGCCGACCTGGGCCAGGCACGGGGCGTTGCCGGCCTTGGCGGCGGTGAGCATCTTGGTGTAGCCGCCCTTGCCACCGGAGGCGGTCTTGTCGAAGGTGACCTGGATGTCCGGGTGGGTCTTGTTGAACAGGGCGACGGACTGGTCGTAGCCCGGGGCCCAGCCCCAGAAGTCGAGCTTGACCGGGCCCGACGCGGAGCCCGAGCCGCTGTTGCCGCTGGACGAACAGCCGGCGACGAGGGCCGCCGCCATCACGACCGTGAGCGCGGCGGCCATCGAAACAGGTCTTGCCTTCACGTGTATCTCCTCGTGCCCGGATGGAGAACCGAAATCACAATTCGTTCGGTTATTGTTTGAACCAAACCTGTTAAAGTCAAGAGCAGCGACAGGAGACCGTCGACGGCCGTGAGCACAGGCCACCAAGCCCCGCCCGGCGGTCTCGGGGGTGAACGCGCGAGAGGAGTGGTTGGTGAAGGCAGCGCTTCAGGGGTCGGGCGTGCGAAGTCTGGCCATGGCGGGACCCGCCGTCGCCCGGGACCGCTCCTCGTCCCGCCGGGCCAACCTCGGCATGGTGCTGCGACTGCTGCGCGACGAGGGCCCCCGCTCGCGCGCGCGCATCTCCGACGACACCGGCCTGCCCAAGGCCACGGTCTCCAACCTGACCGCGGAACTGCTGGAGGGCGGTCTGATCCGCGAGGGCCAGGCCGAGCGCGACCGCGGCACGGTCGGCCGCCCCGGACAGGCCGTGGAGATCGACGGCAGCGGCGTCCACGGCATCGGCGCCGAGATCAACGTGGACTACGTCAGCCTGCTCGCCCTCAACCTCAAGGGCCAGATCACCGCCGAGCAGCGGATCCCCTTCGACGTGCGGGCCGCCGGGCCCGACGCCACCCTGGACACCACCGCGCAGCTGGTCGCCCGGGGCATCGAGACACTGCGCCGTGACGGCGGACGCGTCGCCGGGGTCACCCTGGCCACGCCCGGTGCCACCGACATGAACACGGGCACGGTCGGCTTCGCGTCCAACATCGGCTGGCGCGACGTACCGGCCATCGCCGGCCTGCGCGAGCGCCTGGGACCGGGCGCCCCGGAGCTGCACCTGGAGAACGACGCGAAGCTCGGCGCGCTGGCCGAGTACGTGACCGCCTCCGCCGACAACGTCCGCGACCTCGTCTACGTCACCGGCCAGACCGGCGTCGGGGTCGGCATCATCGCCGGCGGGCAGCTGCTGCGCGGCGCCGGCGGCTACGCGGGCGAGGTCGGCCACCTCCAGCTGGTGCCCTCCGATCAGCTGTGCGCCTGCGGCCGGCGCGGCTGCTGGGAGACCACCATCGGCCGCGGCGCCCTGCTGCGCTACGCCGCCGACCCCGGCGACCTGGTCTGGGACCCCATGGTGGACCTGGAACGGCGCCTCGCCGAGCTGCGCGACCGTGCGAGCGCCGGGGACGCCCGCACGCTGGAGGCGCTGCAGCGGATCGCCGACAACCTGGCCCCAGGACTGGCCTTGCTGGCCGACATCCTCAACCCGCGGCTCATCGTCCTCGGCGGCCACTTCGCCTTCTTCGGCGAGTACCTGATCGACAGCGTGACCGCCCAGGTCCGCGAGCGCGTGATGGCCCCGAACGCCGGCGGCTGCGAGATCGTCCTGTCCACCACCGGCCTGACCGGCACCGCCCGCGGCGGCGCGCTGCTCGCGCTCGACGCCGTCTACCAGGACCCGACCAGCGCCATGACGCCAGCCCAGCGCTGACTCCCACCAGCCGCGGGCCGTCCGCCTCCAACTCCGGGGCGACGGCCCGCCCTGATCATCATCAGATCACCATGCAGCCGGTTCTCATGCACGGGGGTTGACATCCCTGCCGATAAGTTCGGATTCTGGCGGAACTAATAATCGGCCGCGCTGCCACCCCCCTCCTGCGGGCAGCGCGCAACCGGAAGGATTCCCCCATGAGACGGACGACGTCCCGGCTGTCACGGGCCTCGCTCGTGCCGGTCCTGACCCTGGCAGCGGCAACCTGCCTCCCCCTCGCCTCCGCGCCAAGCGCCTCCGCCTCCGCCACCGCCACCGCCACCGCCACCGCCACCGCCGGCACGGTCACCATCGGCGGCGAGTGCCTGGACGACGCGAACGCCGGCACCGCCGACGGCAACACCATCCAACTGCTCGGCTGCAACGGCTCGACCGAGCAGCAGTGGACCTGGCACACCGACGGCAGCGTCACCGCGTTCGGCAAGTGCCTCGACGTCACCGACGCCTCCAACGCCACCGGCGCCCTGATCCAGCTCTACGGCTGCAACTCCCAGCCCAACCAGAAGTTCGGCTGGCTCCCGGACGGCACCATCTACAGCGCCAAGTCCGCCAAGTGCCTGGCCATGCAGGGCACCTCGATCACGGCCAACGCCCGCGTCGGCCTCGCCCCGTGCACCCCCGCGTCGACCGAGGTCTGGGGCGGCACCTCGGCCCCGCCCGCGCCGTACACCCTCTCGGCGGGCAAGCCCGTCCCGTTCGGCAACGCCGACGACACCCCGGCCGCCGGCTACACCGACAGCAACGGCCGGTTCTACTACCAGTCGGCACACTCGCTGTACGGCGCGACCGACGGCCGCAGCTGGCAGTTCTACAGCGGCTCGAACTTCGACACCGCCACCCGCGCACCGATCAGCAGCGCGGTGAACCCCGCCAACCCCCAGGACAGCAACTCCGACACCACCTGGCGCTGCAACAACAGCCCCACCGGCCTGAGCGCGACCTACGCACCGGCCGGCTCCGGCTACGCCCAGCGCAACTACTGCGACCTGGTCGGGGTCTGGGTCGACCCCGACACCGGCTGGTGGTACGGCCTGGTGCACAACGAGTTCACCCCGCAGCCCTTCGGCGACGGCCTGCACTACGACGCCATCGACTACACCGTCTCCAAGGACCAGGGCAAGACCTGGACCATCGTCGACCACGCCATCACCACCCCCTACAGCACCGTGCGCGGCGACAACGCCACGTTCCCCAACTCCACCTACTACTACGGCGACGGCGACCCACGCCTGTTCGTCGACTACCGCTCCGGCTACTTCTACGTCTTCTACATGTCCCGCGCCGTCGACGAGAACGGCGGCTGGGGCGGCTTCGAGGAGCACGTCGCCCGCGCGCCGATCTCCCAGAAGATGGCCCGCTCCTCGTGGACCAAGTGGGAGGACGGCTCCTGGTCCACCCCCGGCATCGGCGGCGCCGAGAGCGACATCGTCCCCGCCCAGGGCGTCGGCACCGGCTACCTCGCCCCCGGCGACAGCTACTCC from Kitasatospora cathayae includes:
- a CDS encoding ROK family transcriptional regulator, whose amino-acid sequence is MAGPAVARDRSSSRRANLGMVLRLLRDEGPRSRARISDDTGLPKATVSNLTAELLEGGLIREGQAERDRGTVGRPGQAVEIDGSGVHGIGAEINVDYVSLLALNLKGQITAEQRIPFDVRAAGPDATLDTTAQLVARGIETLRRDGGRVAGVTLATPGATDMNTGTVGFASNIGWRDVPAIAGLRERLGPGAPELHLENDAKLGALAEYVTASADNVRDLVYVTGQTGVGVGIIAGGQLLRGAGGYAGEVGHLQLVPSDQLCACGRRGCWETTIGRGALLRYAADPGDLVWDPMVDLERRLAELRDRASAGDARTLEALQRIADNLAPGLALLADILNPRLIVLGGHFAFFGEYLIDSVTAQVRERVMAPNAGGCEIVLSTTGLTGTARGGALLALDAVYQDPTSAMTPAQR
- a CDS encoding RICIN domain-containing protein, giving the protein MRRTTSRLSRASLVPVLTLAAATCLPLASAPSASASATATATATATAGTVTIGGECLDDANAGTADGNTIQLLGCNGSTEQQWTWHTDGSVTAFGKCLDVTDASNATGALIQLYGCNSQPNQKFGWLPDGTIYSAKSAKCLAMQGTSITANARVGLAPCTPASTEVWGGTSAPPAPYTLSAGKPVPFGNADDTPAAGYTDSNGRFYYQSAHSLYGATDGRSWQFYSGSNFDTATRAPISSAVNPANPQDSNSDTTWRCNNSPTGLSATYAPAGSGYAQRNYCDLVGVWVDPDTGWWYGLVHNEFTPQPFGDGLHYDAIDYTVSKDQGKTWTIVDHAITTPYSTVRGDNATFPNSTYYYGDGDPRLFVDYRSGYFYVFYMSRAVDENGGWGGFEEHVARAPISQKMARSSWTKWEDGSWSTPGIGGAESDIVPAQGVGTGYLAPGDSYSPDNTGSISAQIAAGTIPAPSQLSVLNIAWDAYLGKYIGTPENEAGSNQPQHYYVTDDLATQQWTDIGTAGGPQSSWYRWLVDSGSKTGTTVLGRTFRSYCWISCSTGDGEYSDVTIAPTSAAALPTAPVSGGVPYQLAAGNGRYLAQSGGTLTTSATAGAAAQQWTFTPTSDGFYTIANAATGQLLAVDSTTDAGRAWGAAPTLQGHGTSPTVGQQWSIQTIVQSPASSGPSTPTGGYRLVNRYSDLALSLTGGPQAVTTSPQRTWNNTSSGGDTRPVSAQTLTFTAATGTPSLNGTHVLSVSGKALDDPNWSTTAGTQLDTWTTNGGQNQGWTFTRQPDGSYTLTNAYSQLCADDQGGSTTPGTAVIQWSCTGNDNQHWTVSRLPSGGYTLTNVHTGLLLTTADTADGALLTQQPDSSTPLQQWKIN